From one Gemmatimonadales bacterium genomic stretch:
- the rplW gene encoding 50S ribosomal protein L23: protein MPALHQIIVRPVVTEKSSAAYQTRKEYAFEVHPEANKYQIRDALQQLFGVTATAVRTMQMRRHSVTRGRTRGTTPRWKKAIVTLKEGDSIAVFEG, encoded by the coding sequence ATGCCCGCGCTGCACCAGATCATCGTCCGCCCGGTGGTGACCGAGAAGAGCTCGGCCGCCTACCAGACGCGGAAGGAGTACGCCTTCGAGGTGCACCCGGAGGCCAACAAGTACCAGATCCGGGACGCACTGCAGCAGCTCTTCGGGGTCACCGCCACGGCCGTCCGCACCATGCAGATGCGCCGGCATTCGGTCACCCGCGGCCGCACCCGCGGGACGACGCCGCGCTGGAAGAAGGCGATCGTCACGCTCAAAGAAGGCGACTCGATCGCCGTGTTCGAGGGCTGA
- the rplD gene encoding 50S ribosomal protein L4, protein MIEAPHYSAAGARRDATFALPEEYFDGTVNEPVLHQAVKVFLNNQRQGTHQTKTRSFVSGGNQKPWKQKGTGRARQGSTRAPHWRGGGIVFGPSPRDYRTDIPRKVKQLARKSALNARAREGALHVVERFAFRAPKTAQLAQLLASLGLAGRKVLLLTAEHNENVYLSGRNIPSVDVMGYTQAAAYDVLWSDAVVVEEGALTGVMPEPLADEPEQPAEARPAKRSASRSTAKPAKKASSKPAAQAAKKAAKAAKSAKKAAKKPAAKKAAAKKPAAKKPASKPKKKGSK, encoded by the coding sequence ATGATTGAGGCCCCGCACTACTCCGCTGCCGGCGCCCGGCGCGACGCGACGTTCGCGCTGCCGGAGGAGTACTTCGACGGCACCGTGAACGAGCCGGTGCTGCACCAGGCGGTGAAGGTGTTCCTGAACAACCAGCGCCAGGGCACCCACCAGACCAAGACCCGGAGCTTCGTCTCCGGTGGCAATCAGAAGCCCTGGAAGCAGAAGGGCACCGGCCGGGCGCGGCAGGGCTCCACCCGCGCACCGCATTGGCGGGGCGGCGGCATCGTCTTCGGTCCGAGCCCGCGGGACTATCGCACCGACATCCCGCGCAAGGTCAAGCAGCTGGCGCGGAAGTCGGCGCTCAACGCGCGGGCCCGCGAAGGCGCGCTGCACGTGGTGGAGCGGTTCGCCTTCCGCGCTCCCAAAACGGCGCAGCTGGCCCAGCTGCTGGCGAGCCTGGGCCTGGCGGGCCGCAAGGTCCTGCTGCTCACCGCCGAGCACAACGAGAACGTCTATCTCAGCGGTCGCAACATCCCGTCGGTGGACGTGATGGGGTACACCCAGGCCGCCGCGTACGACGTGCTCTGGTCGGACGCCGTGGTGGTGGAAGAGGGCGCGCTCACCGGCGTCATGCCCGAGCCGCTGGCCGACGAGCCCGAGCAGCCGGCCGAGGCCAGGCCGGCCAAACGCTCGGCCAGCCGGAGCACGGCCAAGCCGGCCAAGAAGGCGTCGAGCAAGCCCGCCGCCCAGGCCGCGAAGAAGGCGGCGAAGGCGGCCAAGTCGGCCAAGAAGGCGGCGAAGAAGCCGGCCGCCAAGAAGGCCGCGGCCAAGAAGCCCGCCGCCAAGAAGCCGGCGTCGAAGCCGAAGAAGAAAGGGTCCAAGTAA